In one Sandaracinaceae bacterium genomic region, the following are encoded:
- a CDS encoding VOC family protein: MEINGVAHLMLTVHSIARSRPFYVALLDQLGLRRVVDSPEYLYYVGGRTAVGLRPASPEVAALPAGSAGARFDQGRVGLHHACLRARSREDVDGVHDVLVAIGASIVHAPRDEPWAPGYYSVLFEDPDGIRLEVNYVPGKGLLEEGAQRGG; encoded by the coding sequence ATGGAGATCAACGGCGTCGCCCACCTCATGCTCACGGTGCACAGCATCGCGCGGTCGCGGCCCTTCTACGTGGCGCTGCTGGATCAGCTCGGGCTCCGGCGCGTGGTCGACTCCCCCGAGTACCTCTACTACGTGGGCGGCCGCACGGCGGTGGGCCTGCGCCCCGCATCCCCCGAGGTGGCCGCGCTGCCGGCGGGGTCGGCCGGCGCGCGCTTCGACCAGGGCCGTGTGGGCCTGCACCACGCTTGCCTGCGCGCGCGCTCGCGCGAAGACGTGGACGGAGTCCACGACGTGCTGGTGGCGATCGGCGCCAGCATCGTGCACGCCCCGCGCGACGAGCCCTGGGCTCCCGGCTACTACTCGGTGCTGTTCGAAGACCCCGACGGCATTCGCCTCGAGGTGAACTACGTGCCCGGCAAGGGGCTGCTCGAGGAGGGCGCGCAGCGCGGCGGCTGA
- a CDS encoding serine/threonine protein kinase, whose amino-acid sequence MGTVVAGKYEIEALIGQGGMGAVYRAQHTLTHRRVALKWLLADDAAMRMRFVREARAMGALEHPNVVGILDIGEEDGAVYLVMEYVEGESLREHLDRRPVSPMRAVRLLMPALEGIAAAHQAGIVHRDLKPANLFVCLDRDGTAYGTKVLDFGVALSLRQSDGTMGLTQSGAVVGTPRYMAPEQIRGHKVDARTDQFAMGLILYEMLTGRLPYDAAVYEALVVEIATVPPLSPRVFVPDLPEGLPEVVLKALAKSPDDRFPDIGALAVALEPFGDGVVFSPPRQAHARRSMLGEDLMELAIASAGLTPSHPGPAAQVDLGPPTRRFGAAAEHTPTSAAGRARAAAVRASATTLDAPDSEREQATRQAGLRARQAVLEKSGERTRASLTDAAAPASVAKASRRPWVLVFLLLAAGLLGGAWSLRNGPTPEAPPAAAPTSVTEPSSAPASAAAAQGTTVNPPATEEAAVDEARTAGVRNADSPAGGAPADPTPTAPGAASRAESVPAEAPSPEGAAPAPADTAPGRGRRRLVEGSATMDTATSPSMSAMGRSGAFSVEDF is encoded by the coding sequence GTGGGGACCGTCGTGGCGGGCAAGTACGAGATCGAGGCGCTGATCGGACAGGGCGGCATGGGCGCCGTGTACCGCGCGCAGCACACCCTCACGCACCGGCGCGTGGCGCTCAAGTGGCTGCTGGCCGACGACGCCGCCATGCGCATGCGGTTCGTGCGCGAGGCCCGCGCCATGGGGGCGCTCGAGCACCCGAACGTGGTGGGCATCCTCGACATCGGCGAGGAAGACGGCGCCGTGTACCTGGTGATGGAGTACGTGGAGGGCGAAAGCCTGCGCGAGCACCTCGACCGCCGACCCGTGTCGCCCATGCGCGCGGTGCGGCTCTTGATGCCGGCGCTCGAGGGCATCGCCGCGGCGCACCAAGCGGGCATCGTGCACCGCGACCTCAAGCCCGCGAACCTGTTCGTGTGCCTGGACCGCGACGGCACCGCCTACGGCACCAAGGTGTTGGACTTCGGGGTGGCGCTCTCGCTGCGGCAGTCGGACGGGACGATGGGGCTCACGCAGAGCGGCGCCGTGGTGGGCACGCCCCGCTACATGGCGCCCGAGCAGATCCGCGGCCACAAGGTGGACGCGCGCACGGACCAGTTCGCCATGGGCCTGATCCTCTACGAGATGCTGACCGGCCGGCTGCCCTATGACGCGGCCGTGTACGAGGCGCTGGTGGTGGAGATCGCCACGGTGCCCCCGCTGTCGCCGCGCGTCTTCGTGCCAGACCTGCCCGAGGGGCTACCGGAGGTGGTGCTGAAGGCGCTGGCCAAGTCGCCCGACGACCGCTTCCCGGACATCGGCGCGCTGGCGGTGGCGCTCGAGCCGTTTGGCGATGGGGTGGTGTTCTCGCCGCCGCGCCAGGCGCACGCACGGCGCTCGATGCTCGGCGAGGACCTCATGGAGCTGGCGATAGCGAGCGCGGGGCTCACGCCGAGTCACCCGGGGCCTGCGGCGCAGGTGGATCTGGGGCCTCCGACCAGGCGCTTCGGTGCGGCGGCGGAGCACACCCCCACCAGCGCCGCGGGGCGCGCGCGGGCGGCCGCCGTGCGGGCCTCGGCCACCACACTGGACGCGCCCGACTCCGAGCGCGAGCAGGCCACACGGCAGGCCGGGCTGCGGGCACGCCAGGCCGTCCTGGAGAAGTCGGGAGAGCGAACGCGCGCGTCCCTCACTGATGCTGCGGCGCCGGCTTCGGTGGCCAAGGCTTCGCGACGGCCATGGGTGTTGGTGTTCTTGCTGCTCGCCGCAGGGCTGCTGGGTGGCGCGTGGTCCCTGCGCAACGGGCCGACGCCAGAGGCTCCCCCCGCAGCGGCGCCCACGTCCGTCACCGAGCCCAGCTCGGCGCCGGCGAGCGCTGCTGCCGCGCAGGGCACCACGGTGAACCCTCCGGCGACGGAAGAGGCAGCGGTCGATGAGGCGCGCACGGCAGGCGTCCGCAACGCCGACAGCCCTGCTGGTGGCGCACCGGCGGACCCCACGCCCACAGCACCCGGCGCCGCGAGTCGTGCCGAAAGCGTCCCCGCAGAGGCGCCAAGCCCAGAGGGCGCAGCCCCCGCTCCGGCCGACACGGCGCCGGGACGCGGCCGCCGGCGCCTGGTGGAAGGCAGCGCCACCATGGACACCGCCACGAGCCCCTCCATGAGCGCCATGGGCCGCTCGGGCGCCTTCTCGGTGGAGGACTTCTGA
- a CDS encoding HAD-IIA family hydrolase: protein MTMELRSFSEVTAGYDVIFFDSYGVLKNSGGVLKGVPDLLLKLVRQKKDLYVITNDASKSPERMAQSFSHAIEGELIPASQIISSGLLATDFLAAQVASKKPNGRAAYLGKPGSAYYIESAGLEAVPLSEWDDAHDPDAIVLLDDEGFDWFRDINHALNLIRRSLAPVVIGNADLLYPVKDGGVALAVGSLANMLQPIAQKSFYRFGKPDAMMFVYALQAMRSARPGTKNHKVLMVGDTLQTDILGARMAGLDTVLVLSGNTMRHQAEMLIQSTGIVPTYVCPDILT, encoded by the coding sequence GTGACGATGGAGCTCCGCTCGTTCAGCGAGGTGACCGCAGGCTATGACGTGATCTTCTTCGACTCCTATGGGGTGCTGAAGAACTCGGGGGGCGTGCTCAAGGGCGTGCCCGATCTGCTCTTGAAGCTGGTGCGCCAGAAGAAGGACCTCTACGTCATCACCAACGACGCCTCGAAGTCGCCCGAGCGCATGGCGCAGTCGTTCTCGCACGCCATCGAGGGCGAGCTCATTCCGGCGAGCCAGATCATCAGCTCGGGCCTCTTGGCCACGGACTTCCTGGCCGCGCAGGTGGCCTCGAAGAAACCGAACGGGCGCGCCGCCTACCTGGGCAAGCCCGGCTCGGCCTACTACATCGAGAGCGCGGGGCTCGAGGCCGTGCCGCTGTCGGAGTGGGACGACGCCCACGATCCGGACGCCATCGTGCTGCTGGACGACGAGGGCTTCGACTGGTTCCGCGACATCAATCACGCGCTCAACCTGATCCGCCGCAGCCTGGCGCCGGTGGTCATCGGCAACGCGGACCTGCTGTATCCCGTGAAGGACGGCGGTGTGGCGCTCGCGGTGGGGAGCCTCGCCAACATGCTCCAGCCCATCGCGCAGAAGAGCTTCTATCGCTTCGGCAAGCCCGACGCGATGATGTTCGTCTATGCGCTGCAGGCCATGCGCAGCGCGCGGCCCGGCACCAAGAACCACAAGGTGCTCATGGTGGGCGACACGCTGCAGACCGACATCCTGGGCGCCCGCATGGCGGGGCTCGACACCGTGCTGGTGCTGAGCGGCAACACCATGCGCCACCAGGCGGAGATGCTCATCCAGTCCACGGGCATCGTGCCCACCTACGTCTGTCCGGACATCCTCACGTAG